The following coding sequences are from one Alosa alosa isolate M-15738 ecotype Scorff River chromosome 3, AALO_Geno_1.1, whole genome shotgun sequence window:
- the rbm44 gene encoding RNA-binding protein 44 isoform X10, protein MRLQLASYSSIWKHQFVEASTGLSKYPYLSINVAKKFMLCSLELEDERLLAWYSSLSDEDRKIIQDEGGFHQFIRKHPALDIAQHIGIVHVKPQIRRAAITMSSELNKSRMPTFYGMSQCKKCGTSCRSGSEVCRTCFVPQPVVDESTYLTGQKQEPAAKQSNPKEEQNMPSRNGLGVWGVNSHGAPGDHQVAQDSFQSAFDDSHTSLTSSGPRGGECPQAPRFSKEWREGRSSVQNVTASAFKDTSAQASFSLDVELERHSKMTQGSAPPAYPVHQDPFGRVTDNRSYLDLAQEMPPEYYSFNSTMFDQTSANLMENTSLSAEKDDVDSFMATRGSTECTESGLTTSSAGLCLSDVSVSCHSCPSEWTNLDATADENLRNNKPRDEFHSIMEESVNSEPWLNCSVTPEKPHAPPFQKPYVDLPVKLDIEKSPQTPSRDEQSMAESFMSISPDKSGVLLPVSAAPATVNQMVDASGDFRACFTSTQECVAAPSTTDASTEMDSPMCFDQDTQTSQASTEMDSPMCFDQDTQTSQASTADKSVITEVHLADLDYLTKEFLRLKSVEEKLEQLKASQLKSNNTKCGCECGQRLQQAELKLLALQYSMCQDHCWRRYYTSVQGESQLQCTGGVPESLAETLRALEQDYIQLKRQVLSGAALDELNPLSVDTQRLHIEAPYTPAQIAICKAAEAHPKPHSVKSSKVGSLKTQRKSGSSRPGGGEVSEAWYDAEEDLGAAGQTLKEDRLRKAIEMADVDGKNISSSCDVFITDLHQDVTEDDLLFLFEKYQPREVCFTMSNASRSGKVTVSSPENAAAAARELSGTSIHGQPVQVRRVSRLPAAGPEGEHTFKKPHAPSAPTPAPSGDVAKPGGVKTSTPYNMSPKPSRCHIEKLVNISDVPTATGTYVPQQPPTNAAAMGSFDTLMGRLSERHPLVARQKIVEALLKLRAQHRGSLSGLPLRTIVEMTSDLLTVKASVSP, encoded by the exons ATGAGATTGCAGCTAGCAAGTTATTCATCAATTTGGAAACATCAGTTTGTTGAAG CTTCTACAGGTCTCAGCAAGTATCCCTACTTGTCTATAAATGTGGCTAAGAAGTTCATGCTCTGCAG TCTGGAGCTAGAAGACGAGAGGCTGCTGGCGTGGTACTCCAGTCTGTCAGATGAAGATAGGAAAATAATCCAAG ACGAGGGAGGTTTTCATCAGTTTATTCGGAAGCATCCTGCTCTTGACATAGCACAGCACATAGGAATAGTCCATGTAAAAC cACAGATAAGAAGAGCAGCTATCACAATGTCGTCAGAATTAAACAA ATCCAGAATGCCAACATTTTATGGGATGTCTCAGTGTAAAAAGTGTGGGACAAGTTGTCGTTCAGGGTCTGAAGTATGCAGAACCTGTTTTGTCCCTCAACCAGTGGTCGATGAGAGTACGTACTTAACAG GACAAAAGCAAGAGCCTGCTGCAAAGCAAAGCAATCCAAAAGAGGAGCAAAATATGCCAAGCAGAAACGGCCTTGGGGTCTGGGGTGTCAACAGCCATGGTGCTCCTGGTGACCACCAGGTGGCTCAGGACAGCTTCCAGTCAGCTTTTGACGACAGCCACACTTCACTGACCTCTTCTGGCCCAAGAGGAGGCGAATGCCCCCAGGCACCACGTTTCTCCAAGGAGTGGCGAGAGGGTCGAAGCAGCGTTCAGAATGTAACTGCAAGTGCATTCAAAGACACATCAGCACAGGCGAGCTTCTCCCTGGATGTGGAGCTGGAGCGCCACAGCAAGATGACCCAGGGTAGTGCCCCTCCAGCTTACCCTGTCCACCAAGATCCGTTCGGGAGGGTTACAGACAACAGGAGCTATCTGGATCTGGCGCAAGAGATGCCCCCTGAGTACTACAGCTTCAACAGCACCATGTTTGACCAGACGTCAGCAAACTTGATGGAAAACACCAGCCTGTCCGCCGAGAAGGATGATGTTGACTCGTTCATGGCCACAAGGGGCAGCACTGAGTGCACAGAGAGCGGTCTGACTACATCAAGTGCTGGGTTGTGCCTGTCTGATGTCTCAGTGTCCTGCCACAGCTGCCCCTCTGAGTGGACAAACCTTGATGCGACCGCTGATGAAAACCTGCGGAATAACAAACCCCGAGACGAGTTTCATAGCATCATGGAGGAGTCTGTGAATTCGGAGCCGTGGCTCAACTGCTCAGTCACTCCAGAGAAACCCCATGCTCCCCCATTTCAGAAACCATATGTGGATCTGCCCGTGAAGCTGGACATAGAAAAGAGTCCGCAAACCCCATCTAGAGACGAGCAGTCAATGGCCGAGTCCTTCATGTCGATCAGTCCAGACAAGTCTGGAGTCCTACTGCCAGTATCAGCTGCTCCTGCCACTGTGAACCAGATGGTAGATGCCAGTGGCGACTTCCGAGCCTGTTTCACGTCTACGCAGGAGTGTGTAGCCGCCCCAAGCACCACGGACGCCTCCACTGAGATGGACTCTCCCATGTGCTTTGATCAAGACACCCAGACCTCACAGGCCTCCACTGAGATGGACTCTCCCATGTGCTTTGATCAAGACACCCAGACCTCACAGGCCTCCACTGCTGACAAGAGTGTCATCACGGAGGTCCACTTAGCAGATCTCGATTACCTTACTAAG GAGTTTTTGAGACTGAAGTCAGTGGAAGAGAAACTGGAACAGTTGAAGGCCAGTCAGCTGAAATCCAACAACACAAAATG tgggtgtgagtgtggtcAGAGGCTGCAGCAGGCAGAGCTGAAGCTGTTGGCTCTGCAGTACTCCATGTGCCAGGATCACTGCTGGAGGAGATACTACACCTCGGTACAGGGGGAGAGCCAGCTGCAATG CACTGGTGGGGTCCCCGAGAGCTTAGCTGAGACTCTGCGGGCCCTGGAGCAGGATTACATCCAGCTGAAGAGGCAGGTGCTCTCAGGGGCTGCTCTGGATGAGTTAAACCCGCTCTCTGTGGACACCCAGAGACTCCACATAGAGGCACCGTACACCCCAGCACAG aTTGCAATCTGCAAGGCTGCAGAGGCCCATCCAAAGCCACACAGTGTTAAAAGTTCCAAAGTGGGCTCTCTGAAGACTCAAAGGAAATCAGGTTCCTCTAGACCTG GTGGTGGTGAGGTTAGTGAGGCCTGGTACGATGCAGAGGAGGATCTTGGGGCTGCTGGCCAAACCTTGAAAGAGGACCGACTGAGAAAAGCGATTGAGA TGGCAGATGTTGACGGCAAGAACATTAGTTCCAGCTGTGATGTTTTCATCACGGACCTCCATCAAGATGTAACGGAG gaCGATCTGCTGTTTCTATTTGAGAAATACCAGCCCAGAGAAGTTTGCTTCACAATGTCAAACGCTTCCAG GAGTGGCAAAGTGACGGTGAGCTCTCCTGAAAATGCCGCGGCGGCAGCGCGAGAGCTCAGCGGCACCTCCATCCACGGACAGCCCGTCCAGGTGAGGCGCGTCAGCAGACTACCTGCAGCAGGCCCTGAGGGGGAGCACACCTTCAAGAAGCCCCACGCTCCCTCTGCCCCCACACCAGCACCCTCAGGAGACGTGGCCAAGCCTGGGGGCGTGAAGACAAGCACTCCATACAACATGTCCCCCAAA CCAAGCCGCTGCCACATAGAAAAACTAGTGAACATCAGCGACGTGCCCACAGCCACTGGCACCTATGTGCCACAGCAGCCGCCTACCAACGCTGCCGCCATGGGCAGCTTCGACACGCTGATGGGACGGCTGTCAGAGCGCCACCCGCTGGTGGCCCGGCAGAAGATTGTGGAGGCGCTGCTGAAGCTCCGGGCCCAACACCGCGGCTCCCTCAGCGGCCTGCCGCTGCGCACCATCGTGgagatgacctctgacctcctgACTGTCAAGGCCTCAGTATCACCGTGA
- the rbm44 gene encoding RNA-binding protein 44 isoform X8, with protein sequence MRLQLASYSSIWKHQFVEASTGLSKYPYLSINVAKKFMLCRSLFDLVNSSYSLELEDERLLAWYSSLSDEDRKIIQDEGGFHQFIRKHPALDIAQHIGIVHVKPQIRRAAITMSSELNKSRMPTFYGMSQCKKCGTSCRSGSEVCRTCFVPQPVVDESTYLTGQKQEPAAKQSNPKEEQNMPSRNGLGVWGVNSHGAPGDHQVAQDSFQSAFDDSHTSLTSSGPRGGECPQAPRFSKEWREGRSSVQNVTASAFKDTSAQASFSLDVELERHSKMTQGSAPPAYPVHQDPFGRVTDNRSYLDLAQEMPPEYYSFNSTMFDQTSANLMENTSLSAEKDDVDSFMATRGSTECTESGLTTSSAGLCLSDVSVSCHSCPSEWTNLDATADENLRNNKPRDEFHSIMEESVNSEPWLNCSVTPEKPHAPPFQKPYVDLPVKLDIEKSPQTPSRDEQSMAESFMSISPDKSGVLLPVSAAPATVNQMVDASGDFRACFTSTQECVAAPSTTDASTEMDSPMCFDQDTQTSQASTEMDSPMCFDQDTQTSQASTADKSVITEVHLADLDYLTKEFLRLKSVEEKLEQLKASQLKSNNTKCGCECGQRLQQAELKLLALQYSMCQDHCWRRYYTSVQGESQLQCTGGVPESLAETLRALEQDYIQLKRQVLSGAALDELNPLSVDTQRLHIEAPYTPAQIAICKAAEAHPKPHSVKSSKVGSLKTQRKSGSSRPGGGEVSEAWYDAEEDLGAAGQTLKEDRLRKAIEMADVDGKNISSSCDVFITDLHQDVTEDDLLFLFEKYQPREVCFTMSNASRSGKVTVSSPENAAAAARELSGTSIHGQPVQVRRVSRLPAAGPEGEHTFKKPHAPSAPTPAPSGDVAKPGGVKTSTPYNMSPKPSRCHIEKLVNISDVPTATGTYVPQQPPTNAAAMGSFDTLMGRLSERHPLVARQKIVEALLKLRAQHRGSLSGLPLRTIVEMTSDLLTVKASVSP encoded by the exons ATGAGATTGCAGCTAGCAAGTTATTCATCAATTTGGAAACATCAGTTTGTTGAAG CTTCTACAGGTCTCAGCAAGTATCCCTACTTGTCTATAAATGTGGCTAAGAAGTTCATGCTCTGCAG GTCTTTGTTTGATTTGGTGAACTCTTCATATAGTCTGGAGCTAGAAGACGAGAGGCTGCTGGCGTGGTACTCCAGTCTGTCAGATGAAGATAGGAAAATAATCCAAG ACGAGGGAGGTTTTCATCAGTTTATTCGGAAGCATCCTGCTCTTGACATAGCACAGCACATAGGAATAGTCCATGTAAAAC cACAGATAAGAAGAGCAGCTATCACAATGTCGTCAGAATTAAACAA ATCCAGAATGCCAACATTTTATGGGATGTCTCAGTGTAAAAAGTGTGGGACAAGTTGTCGTTCAGGGTCTGAAGTATGCAGAACCTGTTTTGTCCCTCAACCAGTGGTCGATGAGAGTACGTACTTAACAG GACAAAAGCAAGAGCCTGCTGCAAAGCAAAGCAATCCAAAAGAGGAGCAAAATATGCCAAGCAGAAACGGCCTTGGGGTCTGGGGTGTCAACAGCCATGGTGCTCCTGGTGACCACCAGGTGGCTCAGGACAGCTTCCAGTCAGCTTTTGACGACAGCCACACTTCACTGACCTCTTCTGGCCCAAGAGGAGGCGAATGCCCCCAGGCACCACGTTTCTCCAAGGAGTGGCGAGAGGGTCGAAGCAGCGTTCAGAATGTAACTGCAAGTGCATTCAAAGACACATCAGCACAGGCGAGCTTCTCCCTGGATGTGGAGCTGGAGCGCCACAGCAAGATGACCCAGGGTAGTGCCCCTCCAGCTTACCCTGTCCACCAAGATCCGTTCGGGAGGGTTACAGACAACAGGAGCTATCTGGATCTGGCGCAAGAGATGCCCCCTGAGTACTACAGCTTCAACAGCACCATGTTTGACCAGACGTCAGCAAACTTGATGGAAAACACCAGCCTGTCCGCCGAGAAGGATGATGTTGACTCGTTCATGGCCACAAGGGGCAGCACTGAGTGCACAGAGAGCGGTCTGACTACATCAAGTGCTGGGTTGTGCCTGTCTGATGTCTCAGTGTCCTGCCACAGCTGCCCCTCTGAGTGGACAAACCTTGATGCGACCGCTGATGAAAACCTGCGGAATAACAAACCCCGAGACGAGTTTCATAGCATCATGGAGGAGTCTGTGAATTCGGAGCCGTGGCTCAACTGCTCAGTCACTCCAGAGAAACCCCATGCTCCCCCATTTCAGAAACCATATGTGGATCTGCCCGTGAAGCTGGACATAGAAAAGAGTCCGCAAACCCCATCTAGAGACGAGCAGTCAATGGCCGAGTCCTTCATGTCGATCAGTCCAGACAAGTCTGGAGTCCTACTGCCAGTATCAGCTGCTCCTGCCACTGTGAACCAGATGGTAGATGCCAGTGGCGACTTCCGAGCCTGTTTCACGTCTACGCAGGAGTGTGTAGCCGCCCCAAGCACCACGGACGCCTCCACTGAGATGGACTCTCCCATGTGCTTTGATCAAGACACCCAGACCTCACAGGCCTCCACTGAGATGGACTCTCCCATGTGCTTTGATCAAGACACCCAGACCTCACAGGCCTCCACTGCTGACAAGAGTGTCATCACGGAGGTCCACTTAGCAGATCTCGATTACCTTACTAAG GAGTTTTTGAGACTGAAGTCAGTGGAAGAGAAACTGGAACAGTTGAAGGCCAGTCAGCTGAAATCCAACAACACAAAATG tgggtgtgagtgtggtcAGAGGCTGCAGCAGGCAGAGCTGAAGCTGTTGGCTCTGCAGTACTCCATGTGCCAGGATCACTGCTGGAGGAGATACTACACCTCGGTACAGGGGGAGAGCCAGCTGCAATG CACTGGTGGGGTCCCCGAGAGCTTAGCTGAGACTCTGCGGGCCCTGGAGCAGGATTACATCCAGCTGAAGAGGCAGGTGCTCTCAGGGGCTGCTCTGGATGAGTTAAACCCGCTCTCTGTGGACACCCAGAGACTCCACATAGAGGCACCGTACACCCCAGCACAG aTTGCAATCTGCAAGGCTGCAGAGGCCCATCCAAAGCCACACAGTGTTAAAAGTTCCAAAGTGGGCTCTCTGAAGACTCAAAGGAAATCAGGTTCCTCTAGACCTG GTGGTGGTGAGGTTAGTGAGGCCTGGTACGATGCAGAGGAGGATCTTGGGGCTGCTGGCCAAACCTTGAAAGAGGACCGACTGAGAAAAGCGATTGAGA TGGCAGATGTTGACGGCAAGAACATTAGTTCCAGCTGTGATGTTTTCATCACGGACCTCCATCAAGATGTAACGGAG gaCGATCTGCTGTTTCTATTTGAGAAATACCAGCCCAGAGAAGTTTGCTTCACAATGTCAAACGCTTCCAG GAGTGGCAAAGTGACGGTGAGCTCTCCTGAAAATGCCGCGGCGGCAGCGCGAGAGCTCAGCGGCACCTCCATCCACGGACAGCCCGTCCAGGTGAGGCGCGTCAGCAGACTACCTGCAGCAGGCCCTGAGGGGGAGCACACCTTCAAGAAGCCCCACGCTCCCTCTGCCCCCACACCAGCACCCTCAGGAGACGTGGCCAAGCCTGGGGGCGTGAAGACAAGCACTCCATACAACATGTCCCCCAAA CCAAGCCGCTGCCACATAGAAAAACTAGTGAACATCAGCGACGTGCCCACAGCCACTGGCACCTATGTGCCACAGCAGCCGCCTACCAACGCTGCCGCCATGGGCAGCTTCGACACGCTGATGGGACGGCTGTCAGAGCGCCACCCGCTGGTGGCCCGGCAGAAGATTGTGGAGGCGCTGCTGAAGCTCCGGGCCCAACACCGCGGCTCCCTCAGCGGCCTGCCGCTGCGCACCATCGTGgagatgacctctgacctcctgACTGTCAAGGCCTCAGTATCACCGTGA
- the rbm44 gene encoding RNA-binding protein 44 isoform X9, whose product MRLQLASYSSIWKHQFVEGLSKYPYLSINVAKKFMLCRSLFDLVNSSYSLELEDERLLAWYSSLSDEDRKIIQDEGGFHQFIRKHPALDIAQHIGIVHVKPQIRRAAITMSSELNKSRMPTFYGMSQCKKCGTSCRSGSEVCRTCFVPQPVVDESTYLTGQKQEPAAKQSNPKEEQNMPSRNGLGVWGVNSHGAPGDHQVAQDSFQSAFDDSHTSLTSSGPRGGECPQAPRFSKEWREGRSSVQNVTASAFKDTSAQASFSLDVELERHSKMTQGSAPPAYPVHQDPFGRVTDNRSYLDLAQEMPPEYYSFNSTMFDQTSANLMENTSLSAEKDDVDSFMATRGSTECTESGLTTSSAGLCLSDVSVSCHSCPSEWTNLDATADENLRNNKPRDEFHSIMEESVNSEPWLNCSVTPEKPHAPPFQKPYVDLPVKLDIEKSPQTPSRDEQSMAESFMSISPDKSGVLLPVSAAPATVNQMVDASGDFRACFTSTQECVAAPSTTDASTEMDSPMCFDQDTQTSQASTEMDSPMCFDQDTQTSQASTADKSVITEVHLADLDYLTKEFLRLKSVEEKLEQLKASQLKSNNTKCGCECGQRLQQAELKLLALQYSMCQDHCWRRYYTSVQGESQLQCTGGVPESLAETLRALEQDYIQLKRQVLSGAALDELNPLSVDTQRLHIEAPYTPAQIAICKAAEAHPKPHSVKSSKVGSLKTQRKSGSSRPGGGEVSEAWYDAEEDLGAAGQTLKEDRLRKAIEMADVDGKNISSSCDVFITDLHQDVTEDDLLFLFEKYQPREVCFTMSNASRSGKVTVSSPENAAAAARELSGTSIHGQPVQVRRVSRLPAAGPEGEHTFKKPHAPSAPTPAPSGDVAKPGGVKTSTPYNMSPKPSRCHIEKLVNISDVPTATGTYVPQQPPTNAAAMGSFDTLMGRLSERHPLVARQKIVEALLKLRAQHRGSLSGLPLRTIVEMTSDLLTVKASVSP is encoded by the exons ATGAGATTGCAGCTAGCAAGTTATTCATCAATTTGGAAACATCAGTTTGTTGAAG GTCTCAGCAAGTATCCCTACTTGTCTATAAATGTGGCTAAGAAGTTCATGCTCTGCAG GTCTTTGTTTGATTTGGTGAACTCTTCATATAGTCTGGAGCTAGAAGACGAGAGGCTGCTGGCGTGGTACTCCAGTCTGTCAGATGAAGATAGGAAAATAATCCAAG ACGAGGGAGGTTTTCATCAGTTTATTCGGAAGCATCCTGCTCTTGACATAGCACAGCACATAGGAATAGTCCATGTAAAAC cACAGATAAGAAGAGCAGCTATCACAATGTCGTCAGAATTAAACAA ATCCAGAATGCCAACATTTTATGGGATGTCTCAGTGTAAAAAGTGTGGGACAAGTTGTCGTTCAGGGTCTGAAGTATGCAGAACCTGTTTTGTCCCTCAACCAGTGGTCGATGAGAGTACGTACTTAACAG GACAAAAGCAAGAGCCTGCTGCAAAGCAAAGCAATCCAAAAGAGGAGCAAAATATGCCAAGCAGAAACGGCCTTGGGGTCTGGGGTGTCAACAGCCATGGTGCTCCTGGTGACCACCAGGTGGCTCAGGACAGCTTCCAGTCAGCTTTTGACGACAGCCACACTTCACTGACCTCTTCTGGCCCAAGAGGAGGCGAATGCCCCCAGGCACCACGTTTCTCCAAGGAGTGGCGAGAGGGTCGAAGCAGCGTTCAGAATGTAACTGCAAGTGCATTCAAAGACACATCAGCACAGGCGAGCTTCTCCCTGGATGTGGAGCTGGAGCGCCACAGCAAGATGACCCAGGGTAGTGCCCCTCCAGCTTACCCTGTCCACCAAGATCCGTTCGGGAGGGTTACAGACAACAGGAGCTATCTGGATCTGGCGCAAGAGATGCCCCCTGAGTACTACAGCTTCAACAGCACCATGTTTGACCAGACGTCAGCAAACTTGATGGAAAACACCAGCCTGTCCGCCGAGAAGGATGATGTTGACTCGTTCATGGCCACAAGGGGCAGCACTGAGTGCACAGAGAGCGGTCTGACTACATCAAGTGCTGGGTTGTGCCTGTCTGATGTCTCAGTGTCCTGCCACAGCTGCCCCTCTGAGTGGACAAACCTTGATGCGACCGCTGATGAAAACCTGCGGAATAACAAACCCCGAGACGAGTTTCATAGCATCATGGAGGAGTCTGTGAATTCGGAGCCGTGGCTCAACTGCTCAGTCACTCCAGAGAAACCCCATGCTCCCCCATTTCAGAAACCATATGTGGATCTGCCCGTGAAGCTGGACATAGAAAAGAGTCCGCAAACCCCATCTAGAGACGAGCAGTCAATGGCCGAGTCCTTCATGTCGATCAGTCCAGACAAGTCTGGAGTCCTACTGCCAGTATCAGCTGCTCCTGCCACTGTGAACCAGATGGTAGATGCCAGTGGCGACTTCCGAGCCTGTTTCACGTCTACGCAGGAGTGTGTAGCCGCCCCAAGCACCACGGACGCCTCCACTGAGATGGACTCTCCCATGTGCTTTGATCAAGACACCCAGACCTCACAGGCCTCCACTGAGATGGACTCTCCCATGTGCTTTGATCAAGACACCCAGACCTCACAGGCCTCCACTGCTGACAAGAGTGTCATCACGGAGGTCCACTTAGCAGATCTCGATTACCTTACTAAG GAGTTTTTGAGACTGAAGTCAGTGGAAGAGAAACTGGAACAGTTGAAGGCCAGTCAGCTGAAATCCAACAACACAAAATG tgggtgtgagtgtggtcAGAGGCTGCAGCAGGCAGAGCTGAAGCTGTTGGCTCTGCAGTACTCCATGTGCCAGGATCACTGCTGGAGGAGATACTACACCTCGGTACAGGGGGAGAGCCAGCTGCAATG CACTGGTGGGGTCCCCGAGAGCTTAGCTGAGACTCTGCGGGCCCTGGAGCAGGATTACATCCAGCTGAAGAGGCAGGTGCTCTCAGGGGCTGCTCTGGATGAGTTAAACCCGCTCTCTGTGGACACCCAGAGACTCCACATAGAGGCACCGTACACCCCAGCACAG aTTGCAATCTGCAAGGCTGCAGAGGCCCATCCAAAGCCACACAGTGTTAAAAGTTCCAAAGTGGGCTCTCTGAAGACTCAAAGGAAATCAGGTTCCTCTAGACCTG GTGGTGGTGAGGTTAGTGAGGCCTGGTACGATGCAGAGGAGGATCTTGGGGCTGCTGGCCAAACCTTGAAAGAGGACCGACTGAGAAAAGCGATTGAGA TGGCAGATGTTGACGGCAAGAACATTAGTTCCAGCTGTGATGTTTTCATCACGGACCTCCATCAAGATGTAACGGAG gaCGATCTGCTGTTTCTATTTGAGAAATACCAGCCCAGAGAAGTTTGCTTCACAATGTCAAACGCTTCCAG GAGTGGCAAAGTGACGGTGAGCTCTCCTGAAAATGCCGCGGCGGCAGCGCGAGAGCTCAGCGGCACCTCCATCCACGGACAGCCCGTCCAGGTGAGGCGCGTCAGCAGACTACCTGCAGCAGGCCCTGAGGGGGAGCACACCTTCAAGAAGCCCCACGCTCCCTCTGCCCCCACACCAGCACCCTCAGGAGACGTGGCCAAGCCTGGGGGCGTGAAGACAAGCACTCCATACAACATGTCCCCCAAA CCAAGCCGCTGCCACATAGAAAAACTAGTGAACATCAGCGACGTGCCCACAGCCACTGGCACCTATGTGCCACAGCAGCCGCCTACCAACGCTGCCGCCATGGGCAGCTTCGACACGCTGATGGGACGGCTGTCAGAGCGCCACCCGCTGGTGGCCCGGCAGAAGATTGTGGAGGCGCTGCTGAAGCTCCGGGCCCAACACCGCGGCTCCCTCAGCGGCCTGCCGCTGCGCACCATCGTGgagatgacctctgacctcctgACTGTCAAGGCCTCAGTATCACCGTGA